A single genomic interval of Oncorhynchus mykiss isolate Arlee chromosome 13, USDA_OmykA_1.1, whole genome shotgun sequence harbors:
- the LOC110486458 gene encoding epithelial membrane protein 2, protein MLVLLAGIFLLHLTGIILLLVATIDNAWWMTKIVSTDVWARWILTNGTWSSNDLPGQYPQEYLQAVQASSILACIFSSLGLFVFVGQLFTLSKGQRFTFSGIFQLLACLCIMIAASIYTDIFHKNESDGWYGHSFILAWISFAFTFISSIIYFVLRKKTAN, encoded by the exons ATGTTGGTTCTTCTAGCCGGAATCTTCCTCCTTCACCTCACCGGCATCATCCTCCTCCTAGTGGCAACTATCGACAAT GCCTGGTGGATGACAAAAATCGTGTCCACTGATGTGTGGGCCAGGTGGATACTGACCAATGGAACCTGGAGCTCCAACGATCTCCCCGGCCAGTACCCTCAAG aATACCTCCAGGCAGTGCAGGCTAGCTCCATTCTGGCCTGCATATTCTCTTCCCTTGgcctgtttgtgtttgtgggaCAGCTCTTCACTCTGTCAAAGGGACAGAGATTCACCTTCTCTGGCATCTTCCAGCTCCTAGCCT GCCTGTGCATCATGATCGCTGCCTCCATCTACACAGACATCTTTCACAAGAATGAATCGGATGGTTGGTATGGCCACTCCTTCATTCTGGCCTGGATCTCCTTTGCGTTCACCTTCATCTCCAGTATAATCTACTTTGTCCTGCGAAAGAAGACCGCAAACTAG
- the LOC110485182 gene encoding germ cell-specific gene 1-like protein, with protein MSFLSWVRSPKLTFFQTLVSLVLGAMALLSSYWCEGSQKVPKPLCSANKLTKCIPVPGVSHNSTSIQFSWETGDDRFVFPAFHAGMWMSCEENIYTDAWGMLWLSVSMELMYVGLLCVSCVLLSLQLCLDAFWPSQIWGQLLNAYSAVFTILGGLLGMVAHMMFMQVFQTTASMGPEDFKPHSYGYSWGFYVAWLAFTCCMLSGVSTLNNYTKKTVMERRRKARLYPPRFPDIEPLLAPAPYYCPPPPHPCMSPPSPELSPLSPYYDSPSLPPTSSPRPLTHSLSLPHCYTLPHPEYFPPPPSHPAPLSPYHRHSLPSPSITLPLSVHSYTPQYYSEDRGREMEEEGREYSDEEYSPL; from the exons ATGTCGTTTCTGTCCTGGGTGCGGTCCCCCAAGCTCACCTTCTTCCAGACGCTAGTGTCTCTGGTCCTGGGGGCCATGGCCCTCTTGTCGTCCTACTGGTGTGAGGGCAGTCAGAAGGTCCCCAAGCCCCTCTGCTCGGCCAACAAACTGACCAAATGCATACCTGTGCCCGGGGTCTCGCACAACTCCACCTCCATCCAGTTCTCCTGGGAGACGGGGGACGACCGCTTCGTCTTCCCTGCCTTCCATGCAGGCATGTGGATGAGCTGTGAGGAGAACATCTACACTGACGCCTGGG gaatGTTGTGGTTGTCGGTGTCAATGGAGCTCATGTATGTTGGGCTGCTGTGTGTCAGCTGTGTGCTGCTGTCTCTTCAGTTGTGTCTGGATGCCTTTTGGCCCTCACAGATCTGGGGACAGCTCCTCAATGCCTACTCTGCAGTCTTCACTATATTAGGAG GGTTACTGGGAATGGTGGCTCACATGATGTTCATGCAGGTGTTTCAGACTACTGCCTCTATGGGTCCAGAGGACTTCAAACCACACAGCTATGGCTACTCCTGGGGCTTTTA TGTGGCATGGCTGGCCTTTACCTGCTGCATGTTGTCAGGAGTCTCcaccctcaacaactacaccAAGAAGACTGTAATGGAGCGTAGGCGCAAAGCCCGCCTGTACCCCCCTCGATTCCCTGACATAGAGcccctgctagccccggcccccTACTACTGCCCTCCGCCCCCTCACCCCTGTATGTCCCCACCATCCCCAGAACTCTCACCCCTGTCACCCTACTATGACTCCCCTTCGCTACCCCCAACCTCATCACCCCGTCCACTcacccactccctctccctcccccactgcTACACACTCCCCCACCCTGAATACTTCCCACCTCCCCCATCCCACCCTGCTCCCCTGTCCCCCTATCACCgccactccctcccctctccctccatcactctaccCCTGTCCGTCCACAGTTACACACCCCAGTACTACTCAGAGGAcaggggcagagagatggaggaagaggggagggagtacTCCGATGAGGAGTACAGCCCActttga